One window from the genome of Desulforamulus ruminis DSM 2154 encodes:
- a CDS encoding adenylate kinase: MNLLIMGPPGAGKGTQAEVLVKELSITHISTGDMFRAAIKEGTEMGKKAKEYMDKGALVPDEVVIGMVKDRLSQPDCQKGFLLDGFPRTVEQAAALDATLQDMGIKLDSVINIEVPLDKLMARLTGRRVCKACGASYHVLFNPPQAEGKCNSCPGELYQRTDDNEESVGTRLNAYIEKTQPLIDYYAAKGILKSIDGDQEINKVLADIMAAVK, encoded by the coding sequence GTGAATCTACTAATTATGGGACCCCCTGGTGCAGGTAAAGGGACCCAGGCTGAAGTTCTGGTAAAGGAATTAAGCATTACCCATATTTCCACCGGCGATATGTTCCGTGCCGCCATTAAAGAAGGCACCGAAATGGGCAAAAAAGCAAAAGAATACATGGACAAGGGCGCTCTGGTTCCCGATGAAGTGGTCATCGGTATGGTGAAAGATCGTTTGTCCCAGCCCGACTGTCAGAAAGGTTTTCTGCTGGATGGTTTTCCCCGTACTGTAGAGCAGGCTGCCGCTTTGGATGCAACCCTGCAGGACATGGGTATCAAGCTGGATAGCGTCATTAATATTGAAGTTCCCCTGGACAAGCTGATGGCCCGTTTAACCGGCCGCCGGGTTTGCAAAGCCTGTGGCGCTTCCTACCACGTGCTGTTTAATCCCCCTCAGGCAGAAGGCAAGTGTAACTCCTGCCCGGGCGAATTATACCAGCGTACCGACGACAACGAGGAATCCGTTGGCACCCGTCTGAACGCCTACATTGAAAAGACCCAGCCCCTGATTGATTACTATGCCGCGAAAGGGATTCTAAAGAGCATCGACGGCGATCAGGAGATCAATAAAGTACTGGCTGATATTATGGCGGCTGTAAAATAA
- a CDS encoding RCKP-type rubredoxin-like domain-containing protein codes for MALWKCQKCGSTKEGRCRPQKCACGATKEDFVKDEAKA; via the coding sequence ATGGCCCTTTGGAAATGCCAAAAATGCGGTTCAACCAAAGAGGGACGCTGTCGTCCGCAGAAATGTGCCTGTGGGGCGACCAAAGAAGATTTTGTGAAGGACGAAGCAAAGGCTTAA
- the rpe gene encoding ribulose-phosphate 3-epimerase, which produces MVKIAPSILSADFANLARSVAMVERAGADYLHIDVMDGHFVPNITIGPLVVRALRPHSKMFFDVHLMIENPDRYLADFVQAGADLICVHAEACTHLHRCVSQIKEMGIKAGVSLNPHTPLEALEYVLPMLDLVLIMTVNPGFGGQKFIPEVVPKIESLSRMIQERGLSVEIEVDGGINKETAGQVARAGAGVLVAGSAIFRADDPAQAMEDIRRAAERG; this is translated from the coding sequence ATGGTTAAAATTGCCCCATCAATTCTTTCAGCAGATTTTGCCAATTTGGCACGGTCGGTGGCAATGGTGGAACGGGCCGGTGCGGACTATCTGCATATTGATGTGATGGACGGACATTTTGTACCCAATATTACCATCGGGCCATTGGTTGTCCGGGCCCTGCGCCCCCATAGCAAAATGTTTTTTGACGTGCATCTAATGATTGAAAATCCGGATCGTTACCTTGCGGATTTTGTTCAGGCCGGTGCGGATCTGATTTGCGTACATGCCGAGGCCTGTACCCACCTGCACCGCTGCGTAAGTCAGATAAAGGAAATGGGAATCAAGGCGGGGGTTTCTTTAAATCCCCATACCCCCTTAGAAGCTTTAGAATATGTTTTACCTATGCTGGACCTGGTTCTAATCATGACGGTGAATCCCGGATTTGGCGGACAAAAGTTTATTCCGGAAGTGGTTCCCAAGATTGAAAGCCTGTCCCGGATGATTCAAGAACGGGGCTTGTCTGTGGAAATCGAGGTGGACGGCGGCATCAATAAGGAAACCGCCGGACAGGTAGCCCGGGCCGGAGCCGGCGTTCTGGTAGCGGGGTCCGCCATCTTCAGAGCGGATGATCCGGCTCAAGCGATGGAGGATATTCGCAGGGCGGCGGAGCGGGGCTAG
- the rsgA gene encoding ribosome small subunit-dependent GTPase A, translated as MFEGVLIKAYGGFYYVKKGEEIWECSLRGKFRLGKNAAALVGDRVKVTPVREKTGRIDEVLPRATELFRPAVANVEQAVLVFAVQNPEPNLTLLDRFLVLAESAGIQPLICLNKIDLLSGRREHHWLKLYRRIGYPTVTASSKTGEGVEALRQLLTGSTSVFAGPSGVGKSSLLNAVQPGWQLKTGEISHKLKRGKHTTRHVELLVLPSGGYVVDSPGFSSLDLPEMEREELSRYFPEMENFTEDCKFKGCLHNQEPQCGVKKAVEQGAIHKERYQNYLSFLQEVMQQERRY; from the coding sequence GTGTTTGAAGGGGTCTTGATCAAGGCCTACGGAGGATTTTACTATGTGAAAAAAGGCGAGGAAATCTGGGAATGTTCCCTGAGGGGCAAGTTTCGCCTGGGAAAAAACGCGGCAGCCCTGGTGGGAGACCGGGTCAAAGTAACTCCTGTACGGGAAAAAACCGGACGTATTGATGAAGTTCTGCCCAGAGCCACCGAGCTGTTTCGTCCGGCGGTGGCCAATGTGGAGCAGGCGGTCCTGGTTTTTGCGGTGCAGAATCCCGAGCCCAACCTTACTCTGTTGGACCGTTTCCTGGTGCTGGCCGAAAGCGCCGGCATCCAACCGCTGATTTGTTTAAACAAGATCGACTTGCTCAGCGGGCGGAGGGAACACCACTGGTTAAAGCTGTACCGCAGGATTGGCTATCCCACCGTAACCGCCAGCAGCAAAACCGGGGAAGGCGTTGAAGCCCTGCGTCAACTGCTCACGGGCAGCACTTCGGTTTTTGCCGGTCCTTCGGGAGTGGGCAAATCCAGCCTGCTGAATGCGGTGCAGCCGGGATGGCAGTTAAAAACCGGGGAGATTAGCCATAAGTTAAAAAGAGGCAAGCATACAACCCGGCATGTGGAGCTGCTGGTTCTGCCCTCAGGGGGTTACGTGGTAGACAGCCCGGGTTTTTCCAGTCTTGATCTGCCTGAAATGGAACGGGAGGAGCTCAGCCGCTATTTTCCCGAGATGGAGAATTTTACGGAGGATTGTAAATTTAAAGGATGTTTGCATAACCAGGAGCCCCAGTGCGGGGTAAAAAAGGCGGTGGAACAGGGAGCAATCCATAAAGAACGGTACCAAAATTACCTATCCTTCTTACAAGAGGTTATGCAGCAAGAGAGGAGATACTAA
- the pknB gene encoding Stk1 family PASTA domain-containing Ser/Thr kinase: MIGKLLGNRYEILEQLGGGGMALVWKGKDTFLNRLVTIKVLRPEYASDEDFVRRFRREAQAVASLSHPNIVSIYDVGQENGAHYLVMEYVDGESLKDLIRREAPLSPARAAQLGRQIAEALEHAHENSIIHRDVKPHNILITRSGRAKLTDFGIAQASAATVTHTDAIVGSVHYISPEQAKGEPAGPKSDIYSLGVALFEMLTGQVPYQGDGAIGVAMKHIQEQPPSLREINPEIPEDLEKVVLRAMDKIPERRHKSARALGDDLISISEETRSLKPFFQAEDEMTRILPLPTAIKEEKPARPAEAAAGSRRKMTPAAKGLLALLVLVLILGLAFAFNSYLNVGEVKVPPVAGMDVDDAQETLKQAGLTNIVVTKQAHNTVEKDMVISQDPGANQIVKKSRQVSLLVSTGPELTVVPDVLGFPLDQAKITLENEQFEVVELEAVYSETVEAGNVAVQEPKGKSKAGRGSTVELRLSKGPKPEVKKVPDLTGLTQEAARAKLAEQGLELHEEIGQVPSNDYLTGHVVSQDPVPEAEVEQGSKVKVTLSAGPGPAARDVDIEVKVPDDGRSHQVKIQIEDAQGVNDVYVKTHSPGDYVSEKFRYYGKGYVRVYIDGTLVKNQAIQ; this comes from the coding sequence ATGATTGGCAAACTACTGGGCAACCGTTATGAAATACTGGAACAATTGGGTGGCGGAGGGATGGCCCTGGTTTGGAAGGGGAAGGATACCTTTCTGAACAGGCTGGTCACCATTAAGGTATTGAGGCCCGAATATGCCAGTGACGAGGACTTTGTTCGCCGGTTTCGCCGAGAAGCCCAGGCGGTGGCCAGCTTGTCCCACCCCAATATCGTCAGCATATACGATGTCGGACAAGAAAACGGCGCCCATTACCTGGTAATGGAGTATGTGGATGGGGAGAGCTTAAAGGACCTGATCCGGCGGGAAGCCCCCTTGTCGCCCGCCAGGGCGGCGCAACTGGGGCGTCAGATTGCCGAAGCCCTGGAACATGCCCATGAGAACAGCATTATTCACCGGGATGTAAAGCCTCATAATATATTGATCACCCGGAGCGGCCGGGCCAAACTGACCGATTTCGGCATTGCCCAGGCCAGCGCGGCCACGGTCACCCATACGGATGCCATTGTCGGTTCTGTCCATTACATCTCACCGGAACAGGCCAAGGGAGAGCCGGCCGGCCCTAAATCGGATATTTACTCCCTGGGAGTGGCCCTTTTCGAGATGCTTACCGGCCAAGTGCCCTATCAGGGAGACGGCGCCATTGGCGTGGCCATGAAGCATATCCAGGAGCAGCCTCCTTCTCTGCGGGAGATTAATCCCGAAATTCCGGAAGATTTAGAGAAGGTTGTTCTGCGGGCCATGGATAAAATTCCCGAAAGACGGCATAAAAGTGCCAGGGCCCTGGGAGACGACTTAATCTCCATCAGCGAGGAAACCAGATCTCTGAAACCTTTTTTTCAAGCAGAAGACGAAATGACCAGGATATTACCCCTTCCCACTGCCATAAAAGAGGAGAAACCTGCACGGCCTGCGGAAGCCGCCGCAGGGAGCCGACGAAAGATGACGCCCGCAGCCAAAGGGCTGCTGGCCCTGCTGGTGCTGGTCCTGATCCTGGGTTTGGCCTTTGCTTTTAATTCCTATTTAAATGTAGGAGAGGTTAAGGTTCCTCCGGTAGCGGGCATGGACGTTGACGATGCCCAGGAAACCTTGAAGCAGGCCGGTTTGACCAACATTGTGGTGACCAAGCAGGCCCACAATACCGTTGAAAAAGATATGGTTATCTCCCAGGACCCCGGCGCCAACCAGATTGTCAAGAAGAGCCGCCAGGTGTCGCTGTTGGTCAGCACCGGTCCGGAATTGACGGTGGTTCCGGATGTTCTCGGCTTTCCCTTAGATCAGGCCAAGATCACCTTGGAAAATGAACAGTTTGAAGTGGTTGAGCTGGAAGCAGTTTACAGTGAGACGGTGGAAGCGGGGAATGTCGCTGTTCAGGAACCCAAGGGCAAAAGCAAGGCAGGACGCGGCAGCACCGTGGAGCTGCGTCTCAGTAAAGGGCCTAAGCCCGAAGTGAAAAAAGTACCTGATTTGACCGGCCTGACCCAGGAAGCGGCCAGGGCGAAGCTGGCCGAACAGGGATTGGAGCTGCATGAAGAGATTGGTCAGGTCCCAAGCAATGATTACCTGACCGGTCATGTTGTTTCCCAGGATCCCGTCCCGGAAGCCGAGGTGGAGCAGGGCAGCAAGGTCAAAGTGACTTTAAGTGCCGGTCCGGGGCCGGCCGCCAGGGATGTTGACATAGAGGTGAAGGTGCCTGATGACGGCCGCAGCCATCAGGTTAAAATTCAAATTGAAGACGCTCAGGGCGTCAACGATGTGTATGTTAAAACCCATTCGCCCGGGGACTATGTGTCCGAGAAATTTCGCTATTATGGCAAGGGCTATGTAAGAGTATATATTGACGGCACCCTTGTGAAAAACCAAGCCATTCAATAA
- a CDS encoding peptidoglycan D,D-transpeptidase FtsI family protein, giving the protein MKNNIKQLGYFLVSIFVILILYLSYVVVQQGEALATHPQNRRLAAREAAIIRGTIFDRQGTVLAETQWDGHQGKRVYRMEGTVSPFAQVIGYVSDRYGSAGLEASYGKELLGLTDADAIENLLDKILNRTPRGNDLVLTLDATLQKVALEALKGRKGAVVALDPRDGSILAMVSSPAYNTNAIGDAKVWDQLNGDELNAPLLNRAAQGAYAPGSVIKLVTGAGLLEQQKIQPQDTIQCPGYTIVDGYKMVDNRAHGTVDFNKALALSCNTYFAQGGMKLGWKGFLEQADRFGLTAAPEIGLPVRAGTLAAAKRQTQSQLAETSFGQGDTLISPLHMAMVGSAIAHQGMIMKPYLVQAVRKPDGTPVRSMEPAQWLRATTPEVAAQITQGMISSVEWGTATAAAIPGVKVAGKTGTAETKSEKDPNSLPHAWFVGFAPADQPSIALAVVVEKAGSGAVVAAPIAREVMAAALKSR; this is encoded by the coding sequence ATGAAAAACAATATTAAACAATTGGGATATTTTTTAGTATCCATCTTTGTGATCTTAATTTTATATTTATCCTATGTGGTGGTACAGCAGGGAGAAGCCTTGGCCACGCATCCCCAAAACCGCCGTTTGGCCGCGCGGGAGGCAGCCATCATCCGGGGAACCATTTTTGACCGGCAGGGAACCGTTCTGGCGGAAACCCAGTGGGACGGTCATCAGGGCAAGCGGGTATATCGCATGGAAGGAACGGTTTCCCCCTTTGCCCAGGTGATTGGCTATGTTTCAGACCGCTACGGGTCTGCCGGCCTGGAGGCCAGCTATGGCAAGGAATTGCTGGGTCTTACCGATGCCGATGCCATTGAAAATTTATTGGATAAAATTCTGAACCGCACCCCCCGGGGGAATGATCTGGTGTTAACCCTGGACGCCACCCTGCAAAAGGTGGCCCTGGAAGCCTTAAAGGGAAGAAAAGGGGCGGTGGTGGCTCTGGACCCCAGAGACGGGTCCATTCTGGCCATGGTCAGTTCCCCTGCTTATAATACCAACGCCATTGGCGACGCCAAGGTCTGGGATCAGCTAAACGGGGACGAACTTAACGCTCCTTTGTTAAACCGGGCCGCCCAGGGGGCTTATGCGCCGGGGTCGGTGATTAAGCTGGTGACCGGAGCGGGTTTGCTGGAGCAGCAGAAGATACAGCCCCAGGATACCATCCAGTGCCCCGGCTATACCATTGTGGATGGTTATAAAATGGTGGATAACCGGGCCCACGGTACGGTGGATTTTAATAAAGCCCTGGCCCTTTCCTGCAACACCTATTTTGCTCAGGGAGGAATGAAACTGGGGTGGAAGGGTTTTCTGGAACAGGCGGACCGCTTTGGGCTTACTGCTGCGCCGGAGATTGGCCTTCCGGTGCGGGCGGGAACGCTGGCGGCTGCAAAGCGGCAGACGCAAAGTCAGTTGGCGGAGACCTCCTTCGGGCAGGGCGATACCCTGATCAGCCCCCTGCACATGGCCATGGTGGGTTCAGCCATTGCCCATCAGGGGATGATCATGAAGCCCTATCTGGTCCAAGCGGTTCGAAAACCCGATGGAACGCCGGTCCGGTCTATGGAACCGGCCCAGTGGTTAAGGGCCACCACGCCGGAAGTGGCCGCACAGATTACCCAGGGTATGATTTCCTCTGTGGAGTGGGGTACCGCTACGGCTGCCGCTATCCCGGGAGTTAAAGTGGCAGGGAAGACCGGTACGGCGGAGACCAAATCCGAGAAGGATCCCAACAGCCTGCCCCATGCCTGGTTTGTTGGTTTTGCTCCCGCAGACCAGCCAAGCATTGCCCTGGCCGTGGTGGTTGAAAAAGCAGGTTCCGGTGCTGTGGTGGCGGCTCCTATTGCCAGGGAAGTCATGGCCGCGGCCCTGAAGTCAAGATAG
- a CDS encoding FtsW/RodA/SpoVE family cell cycle protein encodes MNANLRKEERKLLYYVAAYLAVGVLALYLGDPELNSGTYELALNSGASLPFWWFVILLSLGTMVAFWLISLFWRLAGFQCDPFLMPITAALTASGLVFLFRLRPQYAERQFAWLLIGLLALLLVTTVFRKLDELADYKYIYVAAGVVLLILPIFFGNEQYGARSWLDLGAFQMQPSEFVKVLLVLFLASFLAENRRMLTTGSHQLLGINLPGIRELGPLVAMWGVSLLILVFQKDLGTALIYFCTFLAMIYAATARIFYVLVGLLLFFLGGTAAYHIFDHVQARVDIWLNPWPLMGGKGYQIVQSLFALGSGGIFGSGLGQGLPQLIPAVHTDFIFSAIGEELGLLGACGIVILYMCLVFRGLMIALWAGNDFSALLAAGFTALMGLQTFIIIAGVIKLLPMTGVTLPFISYGGSSLVANLVVLGLLLNISHEVNQGNEKQY; translated from the coding sequence TTGAACGCAAACTTGCGCAAGGAAGAGCGAAAGCTGCTGTACTATGTTGCGGCCTATCTGGCTGTTGGGGTGCTGGCCCTTTACCTGGGCGATCCGGAACTGAACAGCGGCACCTATGAACTGGCTTTGAACAGCGGAGCCTCCTTGCCCTTCTGGTGGTTTGTGATTTTACTGAGCCTGGGCACCATGGTGGCTTTTTGGTTGATCAGCCTTTTCTGGCGTCTGGCAGGCTTTCAATGCGATCCTTTCCTGATGCCCATCACTGCGGCTTTGACCGCTTCCGGACTGGTCTTTTTGTTCCGGTTGCGGCCGCAATATGCCGAGCGGCAATTTGCCTGGCTGTTAATCGGATTGTTGGCGCTGCTGCTGGTCACCACCGTATTCAGGAAATTAGACGAGTTGGCTGACTACAAATATATTTATGTGGCCGCCGGCGTGGTTTTACTGATCCTACCCATTTTTTTCGGCAACGAACAGTACGGGGCCAGAAGCTGGTTAGACCTGGGGGCCTTTCAAATGCAGCCCTCGGAATTTGTTAAAGTACTGCTGGTACTTTTTTTGGCCAGTTTCCTGGCAGAAAACCGAAGAATGCTCACCACCGGCAGCCATCAACTGCTGGGGATTAATCTTCCGGGTATTCGCGAATTGGGACCTTTGGTGGCCATGTGGGGGGTTTCCCTGCTGATTCTGGTCTTTCAGAAGGATTTGGGCACCGCGCTGATTTATTTTTGCACCTTTCTGGCCATGATTTATGCGGCCACCGCAAGAATATTTTATGTACTGGTGGGTTTACTGCTGTTCTTTCTGGGAGGAACGGCGGCCTATCATATTTTTGATCACGTGCAGGCCCGGGTGGATATCTGGCTGAATCCCTGGCCCCTGATGGGCGGCAAGGGCTACCAAATTGTACAATCCTTATTTGCCTTAGGTTCCGGGGGGATTTTTGGCAGCGGTCTGGGGCAGGGGCTGCCCCAGTTGATTCCCGCCGTACACACGGATTTTATTTTTTCCGCCATTGGGGAGGAATTGGGGCTGCTGGGAGCCTGCGGGATTGTGATCCTTTACATGTGCCTGGTGTTCCGGGGTTTAATGATTGCCCTCTGGGCCGGCAATGATTTTTCCGCGCTGCTGGCTGCCGGATTTACCGCTTTAATGGGACTGCAAACCTTTATTATTATTGCCGGGGTAATTAAATTACTGCCCATGACCGGAGTAACCCTGCCCTTTATCAGCTACGGTGGAAGTTCTCTGGTGGCCAATCTGGTGGTGCTGGGGTTGCTGCTGAACATTTCCCACGAGGTAAACCAAGGAAATGAAAAACAATATTAA
- a CDS encoding Stp1/IreP family PP2C-type Ser/Thr phosphatase, with protein sequence MKWSQMTDVGRVRATNEDSLCACPEIGLFAVADGMGGHQAGEVASITALNYFQEILKENLHQWNDVAEGLLRSLAEVNLRVYRLALENEAYKGMGTTLTAGLFFDHEMIVAHIGDSRAYLIRNQVMEQITDDHSLVGEMLRRGGITRDQAQNHPQRNILTRALGTAPLAEFDLYRVKLLPGDLILFCTDGLSNHLTPDEIKDLILGQRDLDQALNRLMQEALGRGGLDNISMVLVRVDD encoded by the coding sequence ATGAAATGGAGTCAGATGACGGATGTGGGACGAGTAAGGGCTACCAATGAGGATAGTCTGTGCGCCTGCCCGGAAATTGGTCTTTTTGCCGTTGCCGATGGCATGGGAGGCCACCAGGCCGGGGAGGTTGCCAGCATCACCGCGCTGAATTACTTTCAGGAAATTTTAAAAGAAAACCTTCATCAATGGAACGATGTGGCCGAGGGCTTGTTAAGAAGTCTGGCAGAAGTAAATTTAAGAGTATACCGTTTAGCTTTGGAAAACGAAGCGTATAAGGGAATGGGGACAACTCTGACCGCAGGTTTGTTTTTCGATCACGAAATGATCGTTGCCCATATTGGCGATTCCCGAGCTTACCTGATTCGCAATCAGGTTATGGAACAAATTACCGACGATCACTCCCTGGTGGGTGAAATGCTCCGGCGGGGGGGAATTACCCGGGACCAGGCCCAAAATCACCCCCAGCGCAATATTTTGACCCGGGCCCTGGGCACGGCGCCCCTGGCGGAATTTGACCTGTACCGGGTAAAGCTGCTGCCGGGAGATCTGATTCTTTTTTGTACAGACGGCCTGAGCAACCACTTGACGCCCGATGAAATAAAAGACCTCATTCTGGGGCAGCGGGACCTGGATCAGGCTCTGAACCGTCTGATGCAGGAAGCCCTGGGGCGCGGAGGCTTGGACAATATATCCATGGTGCTGGTCCGGGTGGACGATTAA
- a CDS encoding FHA domain-containing protein produces the protein MLALGITILRYLFLILLYLFIFRLTASMIQELRQGALREPQRPSVLPPSPPVLSGGDGAQLKVVASGEEMIRTGEAFPLGNVTRLGRGPGNHIVFTGSYASQDHAHILFRQGQYWLEDLGSLNDTWLNEVQVKRPTVLANGDRIRIGDVIFRFVRWAYEMESDDGCGTSKGYQ, from the coding sequence GTGTTAGCCCTGGGCATTACCATTTTAAGATATCTTTTTTTAATATTACTTTACCTGTTTATATTCCGGCTGACCGCCAGTATGATTCAAGAACTGAGGCAGGGGGCCTTGCGGGAACCCCAGAGGCCGTCCGTCCTGCCGCCTTCGCCGCCTGTTTTAAGCGGGGGTGACGGGGCTCAGTTAAAGGTGGTGGCTTCCGGAGAGGAAATGATCCGGACCGGTGAAGCCTTTCCCCTGGGTAATGTGACCCGGCTGGGACGGGGGCCGGGAAATCATATTGTTTTTACGGGAAGCTATGCCTCCCAGGACCATGCCCATATTCTTTTCCGGCAGGGACAATATTGGCTGGAAGATTTGGGAAGTTTAAACGATACCTGGCTGAATGAAGTTCAGGTAAAGCGTCCAACAGTGCTGGCCAATGGAGACAGAATTCGTATTGGCGATGTAATCTTTCGGTTTGTGAGGTGGGCCTATGAAATGGAGTCAGATGACGGATGTGGGACGAGTAAGGGCTACCAATGA
- a CDS encoding FhaA domain-containing protein produces MRLFSGLEDSLEKYIEGFFKDKVSSDAKVQPTDIAKKLARAMRDKRRVSVSNIYVPNRYTVSLHPSDYKIIVPMAPLLASEMSDYLVQKAEEKKFTPVGRPQIHFAEGEGLEPGDISIESDFSVSEMEEMGIPQGTEAEDDFQDTKNYQPLRDTAPIPKLTAGTSASLYVEEGNDTGVEFPLGDFRNILGRRDTCDIVLSDNSISRRHAQIEKNAGRYWISDLNSTNGTFVNGLPIEKHELTSGDAITMGNTVLIFKEF; encoded by the coding sequence GTGCGATTATTTTCCGGCTTGGAAGACAGCTTAGAAAAGTACATTGAGGGTTTTTTCAAGGACAAGGTTAGTTCCGATGCCAAAGTGCAGCCTACGGACATTGCGAAAAAACTGGCACGGGCTATGCGGGACAAACGCAGGGTAAGTGTTTCCAACATCTATGTGCCAAACCGGTACACCGTTTCCCTGCATCCCTCGGACTATAAAATCATTGTTCCCATGGCTCCCTTGTTAGCCAGTGAAATGTCCGACTATCTGGTGCAAAAAGCGGAGGAAAAGAAGTTCACCCCGGTTGGACGGCCGCAAATTCATTTTGCCGAGGGGGAAGGCCTGGAACCGGGGGATATCTCCATTGAAAGTGACTTCAGCGTATCGGAAATGGAAGAAATGGGAATACCACAGGGGACAGAGGCAGAGGATGATTTTCAGGATACCAAAAATTATCAACCTCTGCGGGACACCGCGCCCATTCCCAAGCTAACCGCCGGTACTTCCGCTTCTCTTTATGTGGAGGAAGGGAATGACACAGGTGTGGAATTTCCCCTGGGCGACTTCCGCAATATTCTGGGGCGCAGGGATACCTGTGACATCGTATTATCCGACAACAGTATTTCCCGGCGCCACGCCCAGATTGAAAAAAACGCGGGACGTTATTGGATCAGCGATTTGAACAGCACCAACGGCACTTTTGTTAACGGATTGCCCATTGAGAAGCATGAACTTACCTCCGGGGATGCGATAACCATGGGCAATACCGTATTGATCTTTAAGGAGTTTTGA
- the rlmN gene encoding 23S rRNA (adenine(2503)-C(2))-methyltransferase RlmN, giving the protein MCRSSNLKINLRDLTLAEMKELLQGLGEKPFRAEQVCRWVLAGGARSFAEMTNLSKELRAKLAEVAVISGTTGLARQVSRRGDTVKYLFGLEDGHAVESVLMKHSYGHSACVSTQVGCRMGCQFCASTLEGLVRNLSPGEIYDQVLGIQQDSGERVSHIVIMGAGEPLDNFAAVLKFLENVHAPYGLNIGYRHITLSTCGLVPQLRELARKKLPITLAISLHAPTDELRNRLVPMNRRYPIQELLTACREYIGMTGRRITFEYALLAGVNDGPEQARQLLKLLQGMLCHVNVIPANPVEGRGFTRTPAEKVEAFRSILERGGLNVTVRRELGADIDAACGQLRRRFESREVRRERLEEKS; this is encoded by the coding sequence ATGTGTAGAAGTAGCAACCTTAAAATAAACCTGAGAGACCTAACGCTGGCAGAGATGAAGGAATTGCTGCAGGGATTGGGGGAAAAGCCTTTTCGGGCGGAGCAGGTGTGCCGGTGGGTTTTGGCCGGTGGAGCCCGTTCCTTTGCTGAAATGACCAACCTTTCCAAGGAACTGCGGGCCAAACTGGCCGAAGTGGCGGTCATCAGCGGGACAACCGGCCTAGCCCGTCAGGTCTCTCGCCGGGGAGATACCGTTAAATATCTATTCGGCCTGGAAGACGGTCATGCGGTGGAAAGCGTGTTAATGAAACACTCCTATGGGCATTCAGCCTGTGTTTCCACCCAGGTGGGTTGCCGGATGGGCTGTCAGTTTTGTGCTTCCACCCTGGAGGGATTGGTACGGAACCTTTCCCCGGGTGAGATCTACGATCAGGTTTTGGGCATTCAACAGGACTCCGGGGAACGGGTCAGCCATATTGTGATCATGGGGGCCGGGGAGCCTTTGGATAACTTTGCCGCGGTGCTGAAATTTTTGGAGAACGTCCATGCTCCTTACGGTTTAAATATCGGTTATCGCCATATTACCCTGTCCACCTGCGGACTGGTGCCGCAGTTAAGGGAACTGGCCCGGAAAAAATTGCCCATCACCCTGGCGATATCCCTCCATGCCCCTACGGATGAACTTCGCAACCGTCTGGTGCCCATGAACCGCCGCTATCCCATCCAAGAATTGCTGACGGCCTGCCGGGAGTATATCGGCATGACCGGCAGACGGATTACCTTTGAATACGCCTTGCTGGCCGGCGTAAACGACGGGCCGGAACAGGCGCGGCAACTGTTGAAGCTGCTGCAGGGAATGTTGTGCCATGTGAATGTGATTCCTGCCAATCCCGTAGAAGGCCGGGGATTTACAAGAACACCGGCGGAAAAGGTGGAGGCCTTTCGCTCTATTTTGGAACGGGGTGGACTGAATGTGACGGTTCGCCGGGAATTAGGAGCCGATATTGATGCCGCCTGCGGACAACTGAGACGCAGATTTGAGAGTCGAGAAGTGAGACGTGAGAGGTTGGAAGAAAAAAGTTAA